One genomic segment of Panicum virgatum strain AP13 chromosome 2N, P.virgatum_v5, whole genome shotgun sequence includes these proteins:
- the LOC120662808 gene encoding uncharacterized protein LOC120662808 codes for MNLRKILKEMTPLRTTGRYCQHHPWVLCLLVLLLILYKYFFGWFTLLVTTSPIFLIAGVFLGIILAYGEPNNPEKDHIYKKIDKARCPNIPLPKIPSEEKVAQHKNRDKKIRKRSHVVASSSEAGSSESGGSDTDKIPMLHAFHHLRSGSNSSQSSQDGDSNDSSIEDEMENHQGNGGKVREGKGHVKVVAWTADDQKNILKIGCLEIERNQRLETLIARRRARKHSDKNLIDFGSSDSLPTVDELSKFNVQIPAVFAPRKNPFDAPYNEDNFPDSAPSALLEIGNPFDLPNEQENESSSSGGAKSSHAEPNPVASHLQRRALLRRHESFTEGAPFLSDFWQDARPSRFKPYFVTETMANEEITNLVLEGETSEKSNSKASSVQDSDSTSSVADQESQKDVLEDFSNQGQQSSFSQAVEHEHIARHVREVSLALDIDPPVLISDSSDDDISLSGEHTNDWVEAPQNDFSFSLNTILDDPHVMQHHQEIDIASNGLHQMSPHSNDLELTSSSSETTNDPFEVNDIELSAKEAVIIDDTHIPDPVYDSSPSGSEKPAPIGLVIDEVVLQDGHTRTLDAEASIEEEGSPTRMEASSSEVAAPSLSSLERSELREKETYDMRFS; via the exons ATGAATTTGAGAAAGATTTTGAAGGAAATGACCCCGCTAAGGACTACGGGCAGATACTGTCAACACCATCCCTGGGTTCTTTGCTTGCTGGTGCTTCTACTTATATTGTACAAATACTTCTTCGGCTGGTTCACTCTCCTTGTCACCACATCACCAATCTTCCTAATTGCCGGTGTCTTTCTCGGAATCATCCTTGCTTATGGTGAACCGAACAATCCTGAAAAGGATCATATCTACAAAAAAATTGACAAAGCTCGGTGTCCGAATATACCTCTTCCGAAAATTCCATCAGAAGAGAAAGTGGCCCAGCATAAAAACAGAGATAAGAAAATTAGGAAGAGATCTCATGTTGTAGCTTCTTCTTCTGAAGCAGGATCTAGTGAATCAGGTGGCTCAGATACTGATAAGATTCCAATGCTGCATGCATTTCATCATCTTAGGTCGGGCAGCAACTCATCACAGTCCTCTCAAGATGGCGACTCCAATGACAGCAGCATTGAAGATGAAATGGAGAATCATCAGGGCAATGGTGGGAAGGTACGTGAGGGAAAAGGACATGTTAAAGTTGTGGCATGGACTGCTGATGACCAGAAGAACATTCTGAAAATTGGATGCTTGGAGATTGAGCGTAACCAAAGGTTGGAGACCTTAATTGCTAGGCGTCGAGCGAGAAAACACTCAGACAAGAACTTGATAGACTTTGGTAGCAGTGATTCCTTACCTACTGTTGACGAGCTATCAAAGTTCAATGTCCAGATTCCTGCCGTATTTGCTCCTAGGAAAAATCCATTTGATGCTCCTTACAATGAAGATAACTTCCCAGATTCTGCTCCATCTGCGCTGTTGGAAATAGGAAACCCGTTCGATTTACCAAACGAGCAAGAAAATGAGAGCAGTTCTTCTGGAGGAGCCAAATCAAGCCATGCGGAACCTAATCCAGTAGCATCCCATTTACAAAGGAGAGCACTGTTAAGGAGGCATGAGAGCTTCACCGAAGGAGCACCATTCCTTAGTGACTTCTGGCAAGATGCACGGCCTTCCCGGTTCAAACCATACTTCGTTACAGAAACAATGGCCAATGAAGAAATTACCAATCTAGTTCTTGAAGGAGAAACTAGTGAAAAGAGCAACTCAAAGGCCAGTTCTGTTCAAGACTCGGATAGTACTTCTTCAGTTGCCGATCAAGAAAGCCAGAAGGATGTTTTGGAAGATTTCTCAAACCAAGGACAACAATCTTCATTTAGTCAAGCAGTGGAACATGAACATATAGCTCGGCATGTGAGGGAGGTTTCTCTTGCCCTTGACATAGATCCACCTGTACTAATTAGCGATTCCTCTGACGATGACATATCTCTGTCTGGTGAACATACAAATGACTGGGTAGAAGCACCACAGAATGATTTCAGCTTTTCACTGAATACAATATTAGATGATCCTCATGTTATGCAACACCATCAAGAAATAGATATAGCAAGCAATGGTTTGCATCAGATGTCCCCACACTCAAATGATCTTGAGTTGACGTCGTCATCATCCGAAACCACTAATGATCCTTTTGAAGTGAATGACATTGAACTATCAG CCAAGGAAGCAGTAATAATTGATGACACCCACATTCCTGATCCTGTTTATGATTCAAGTCCTTCAGGAAGCGAGAAGCCTGCACCCATTGGTTTAGTAATTGACGAAGTTGTTCTGCAAGATG GTCATACTCGTACTCTTGATGCTGAAGCAAGCATCGAAGAAGAGGGTTCACCAACAAGAATGGAGGCTTCTTCTAGTGAGGTAGCTGCACCTAGTTTGAGTTCTTTGGAGCGAAGCGAACTCAGAGAGAAAGAAACCTATGACATGAGGTTCAGCTAA